CGCTGGTGCGCAAGGTCGAAGCCATCGCCCCGGCACTCACCGACGAGCGCTACAGCTTCGCCGGCGAAGACCTCAAGGCTCCCGCCTGGGTCGCCGGGCTCGGCCCGAAACTCAAGGCAGTGGTGTTCGATGCCAGTCATCTGTCCGACAGCGATGAGCTTCGGCAGTTGCGCGAATTCTTCCAGCCGCTGCTGCGCAGCCTGGCACCCTGTGCCCACGTGGTGATCCTCGGGCGCCCCCCTGAGCAGGTCGAAGCGCCCCAGGCCAGCGTCGCCCAGCGCGCCCTCGAAGGCTTCAGCCGCTCGCTGGCCAAGGAGCTGCGCAACGGCGCAACGGCGCAACTGCTATATGTCGCGTCCGGCGCGGAGGATCAGCTCGAAGGCGCGCTGCGGTTCTTCCTTTCACCCAAGAGCGCGTTCATTTCCGGCCAGGTGCTACGTCTTGAAGCCTGTGCAAGCCAGGTGCAGGACTGGACGCGACCGCTGGCAGGCAAACGCGCATTGGTCACCGGGGCTGCCCGCGGCATTGGTGCATCCATCGCCGAAACCCTCGCCCGTGACGGCGCCGAGGTGATCCTGCTGGACGTGCCGCCCGCGCAGAAGGACCTCGATGCCCTCGCCGCACGTATCGGCGGCCACGCCCTGGCCCTGGACATTTGCGCCAGCGATGCCTCGGCCAAACTGCTCGAAGGGTTACCTGAGGGCATCGACATCGTGGTGCACAACGCCGGCATTACCCGCGACAAGACCCTCGCCAACATGACCCCGGAATACTGGGACGCGGTCATGGCAGTGAACCTCAAGGCTCCCCAGGTGCTGACCCAGGCCCTGCTTGACGCCGGCCAGTTGCACGACAACGCGCGCATCGTGCTGCTCGCCTCGGTCAGTGGCATCGCCGGTAACCGGGGCCAGGCCAACTACGCCGCGAGCAAGGCCGGCCTGATCGGTTTCGCCCAGGCATGGGCGCCTGAACTCGGTGCGCACGGCATCAGCATCAACGCAGTGGCACCCGGCTTCATCGAAACCCACATGACCGCCGCCATGCCCATGGGTCTGCGCGAGGCTGGCCGTCGCCTGAGTTCGCTGGGCCAGGGCGGACGCCCACAAGACGTCGCCGAGGCTGTCGCCTGGCTCGCCCAGCCCGGCACTGGTGCGGTCAGCGGCCAGTACCTGCGCGTCTGCGGGCAAGCACTGATGGGGGCATGAACATGAACCGGACATGGCAGGACCTGCACACCCCCGATACTCGCACCCGGCTTTACCTGCGAGCGCTCGGCAAGCGCAAGATCAGTGGCGACCGCCTGCCCACAGGTGGCCTGCGTTGTTTTTTGCGGGTCGACCCGACAAACCTTGCGGCTTATCGTCGCCTGTGCCACTTCAGCGACGATGGTCGCCTGCCGCCC
The Pseudomonas putida genome window above contains:
- a CDS encoding 3-oxoacyl-ACP reductase, which produces MSDRYLGFANSNLGRRLVDALGLPRPAPLERWQAGRLRPIEGALVLGGGPLVRKVEAIAPALTDERYSFAGEDLKAPAWVAGLGPKLKAVVFDASHLSDSDELRQLREFFQPLLRSLAPCAHVVILGRPPEQVEAPQASVAQRALEGFSRSLAKELRNGATAQLLYVASGAEDQLEGALRFFLSPKSAFISGQVLRLEACASQVQDWTRPLAGKRALVTGAARGIGASIAETLARDGAEVILLDVPPAQKDLDALAARIGGHALALDICASDASAKLLEGLPEGIDIVVHNAGITRDKTLANMTPEYWDAVMAVNLKAPQVLTQALLDAGQLHDNARIVLLASVSGIAGNRGQANYAASKAGLIGFAQAWAPELGAHGISINAVAPGFIETHMTAAMPMGLREAGRRLSSLGQGGRPQDVAEAVAWLAQPGTGAVSGQYLRVCGQALMGA